The following is a genomic window from Chitinophaga caseinilytica.
GGGCTGGTTGTCGCGGGCGTTGAACGTGATCACGTTGGCCTCGCGCCAGGGGTAGGAGCGGAACTCCGGGCTCATGGCCTGGTCGGTGATCTGCGTTGCCGGTGCGCCGGCGCGGTTTTCCTGGAGGTACATTTCCCAGGGGTGGTTGGAGTTGGAATACCGGTAGGCGATCCATTTCTCGTCCGGGCTCATGCTCACGGTATGCGCGCCGCTCATGGCCGTGATGCGCTCGGGCTTTCCGCCGGCAACGGCCAGTTTGTAGAATTGCTTCTCGCCGGGATGCACTTCGTTGGTCGTAATATAAAAATGCTTTTTATCCCTGGACAGCTGGGCTTCCTGCACTTCGAAATTCCCGGATGTCAGCGCGGTCCGCTTGCCGGTGTTCACGTTCACGGTATAAAGGTGGCTGTATCCCGTAGCTTCGCTCTGGAACCAGCAAGTCTGCTCATCGATCCAGCCGAGGCCGCCCCAACCGATGCCCGGGCCGCCGATCCAGGCTTCGTCGCGCTGGCGGTCTACGGGCGTGAGTTTCCCCGAAGCTGCGTCCAGCAGCATGATCCAGCGGTCTTTATTGTCTTGCGAGCGGATGTTCACGATGGCTTGCGTCCCTTTTTCCGACCAGTAGGGGCCGTTGATGATGACGGGCCGTGCGGCTTTGGCGGTATCGCGCCCGGGATAGTCTTTCGTATAATCCGGTTTGTCGTAGATACCGGGGATTTGCGTGGTTTTGATGGCGAAGGAAGTATCTTTCACCCTGTCGTACACGAACGATTCATATTGCGGCTGCGCTCCGCCTACTTTAGATCGGCTGCGGATGTCGGTAGTGTAACCGGTTTCGGTCACGAATTCGGGAACTTCCGTTCCGCGCGACATATTCTCCCGGAAAACGCGATACACGACGAAACGCCCGTCAGGGCTCATTCTCGCGTCGTTGAGGGAGCGGTCGTCCAGGTAAAGGGAACGCAGGGATTTAGTTTTGGGGAGATTGTTATTGAATGCGGTGGCCGCGTCGGAAGTGGTTTTCTTGTCGCGCAGCACTTCAAACAGTTCCTGCTGCTGGTTTTTGAGGTGTTTTTCCTGTTCGCCTGCGGAATCGCCGCGTTTGGCGGGTTTGGCGCCGGCCACGAAGTCGGTCAGTTGTTCGACGGCCCCGGTAGCGGGGTCCCAGCTGAAGATATTGCGGTCGCGGCGGTAGAGGATTTTACTTTCCCGGAACCCGAATTCCGCACCGGTCTCGAGGTCGTTGGTCTGCGTAACGCGCGTGTCTTTCCCGGTTTCCATGTCGCGCAGCCAGACATCGCCCTGCCAGGTGTAAACGAGCCGCGTGCGGGCGAGGTTGAGCTCGCCGGACTGGAGCGCCTGGATGTGCGCTCTGTCTGCAGGCGCCGTTTTCAGGGGTTTGTGGTTAGCGAGGGTGATGGCGTGGAGGGAATCGGCCGGGGATTTTTCCGGGTTCCAGTTGAAATAGATGGTTTTCCCATCCAGTCCCCAGAAAATATTATCGGGAGAAGTGCCGATCCATTTCGGGTCGCGCATGATCTTTTCCACGGTCAGGGTCTGCAATTGCTGGGCGAAAGTGGAAACGGGCCAGCAAAGGGTTGCGAGTAGCGTGAGGCGTTTGATGTGTGTTGGCATAATCTCGTAAACAGGCGATTGATTATTGGTTTGCTTGGAGATATTTTATAATTTGATGCACAAGATACTAAACAAGACAACCCGATGATGCGTAAAATGATGGCCGGTGCTTTCCTGTTGGCACTTACAGCGGGATGCGGGCCGGCGAAGCAAAAGGAGCGGGCCACCACGCCCGTGGCGGAAGATACCACGTTCCTGACGGGTACTTTCTTCCTCGTCCGCCACGCCGAGAAAAATCCCGGTGCAGACTCTACGCTCACCGCCGCCGGCGAGCGGCGGGCCGGAAAGCTGTACCACTTGCTGAAGGATTCCGCCATCCAGCGCATCTATTCCACCCCCTTCCGCCGTACCATGCAAACGGGCGACTCCCTCCGCATCCGCCTGGGGATCGATACGGTGATCTATCCAGCAGACAGCTCCGGGGAAGGGCTGCTGTACGAGATTTCCCGCCGGGGCGACTGGGGAAAGCGCATCCTCGTGATCGGCCACAGCAACACGCTGCTGCCGCTCATGCGCAGTCTCAACGCCAAACCCGACATCGACAGTATCGCCGATAAGGATTACGGCAATCTCTTCATCATCCGCAAAACACGGAAAGACAGCCGTTACATCCGCAAACGGTATTGATTTACAACAGAATTCCCTGGAGGAACATATACGCTACCGAGAAGTAGATGAGCAGTCCCGTTACGTCTACCAGCGTGGCTACGAATGGTGCACTGGAGCTGGCGGGGTCGGCGCCGGCTTTTTTCAGTAACAGGGGCAGCATGGAGCCGGAGAAGGTGCCCCAGAGCACTACGCCTATCAGCGAAACGCCCAGGGTGGCGGCGATGAGGATGGTATGGTCGCCGTAGGTATGGAAGAAGTGGTTCCAGACGAGGATGCGGACGAAGCCGATGAGGCCCAGCACGCTGCCCAGCATGAGGCCCGAGAGGATTTCGCGGCGCATGACGCGCCACCAGTCCTTGATCGTGATCTCACCCAATGCCATGGCCTGGATGATGAGGGTAGACGCCTGCGAGCCGCTGTTGCCGCCGCTGGAAATGATGAGGGGGATGAACATGGCGAGCACCACCGCCTTGGCGATCTCGTCTTCGAAATAGGCCATCACGGAGGCGGTGAGCATTTCACCAATAAATAATATTACCAGCCAGCCCACGCGCTTCTTGATGAGGCGCAGCAGCGGCATGTCCAGGTACGGCTCGTCCAGGGCTTCGGTACCACCGATCTTCTGGATGTCTTCGGTATGTTCTTCGTTGGCGATCCAGAGGATGTCGTCGATCGTCACGATCCCAAGCATGACTCCTTTATCGTCGAGCACGGGAAGGGCCACACGGTTTTCCAGGCGGAAGGTCTGGATGGCTTCTTCCTGGTCGTCGTTCACATTGAGGGCCACGAACCGGTCGTCCATGAGGGTTTCCACGACGGTTTCGGGAGAAA
Proteins encoded in this region:
- a CDS encoding S9 family peptidase; the protein is MPTHIKRLTLLATLCWPVSTFAQQLQTLTVEKIMRDPKWIGTSPDNIFWGLDGKTIYFNWNPEKSPADSLHAITLANHKPLKTAPADRAHIQALQSGELNLARTRLVYTWQGDVWLRDMETGKDTRVTQTNDLETGAEFGFRESKILYRRDRNIFSWDPATGAVEQLTDFVAGAKPAKRGDSAGEQEKHLKNQQQELFEVLRDKKTTSDAATAFNNNLPKTKSLRSLYLDDRSLNDARMSPDGRFVVYRVFRENMSRGTEVPEFVTETGYTTDIRSRSKVGGAQPQYESFVYDRVKDTSFAIKTTQIPGIYDKPDYTKDYPGRDTAKAARPVIINGPYWSEKGTQAIVNIRSQDNKDRWIMLLDAASGKLTPVDRQRDEAWIGGPGIGWGGLGWIDEQTCWFQSEATGYSHLYTVNVNTGKRTALTSGNFEVQEAQLSRDKKHFYITTNEVHPGEKQFYKLAVAGGKPERITAMSGAHTVSMSPDEKWIAYRYSNSNHPWEMYLQENRAGAPATQITDQAMSPEFRSYPWREANVITFNARDNQPVYARLYTPDAAKKNGAAVVFVHGAGYLQNAHKWWSQYFREYMFHNLLTDLGYTVLDIDYRGSAGYGRNCRTGIYRHMGGKDLTDQVDGAKYLVQQLGVDPKRIGIYGGSYGGFITLMALFTEPDAFAAGAALRSVTDWAHYNHGYTSNILNEPFTDSLAYRRSSPIYYAEGLKGKLLMCHGMVDTNVHFQDIVRLSQRLIELGKDGWELAVYPVEDHGFTEPSSWTDEYKRILRLFENELKPAGK
- a CDS encoding histidine phosphatase family protein encodes the protein MMRKMMAGAFLLALTAGCGPAKQKERATTPVAEDTTFLTGTFFLVRHAEKNPGADSTLTAAGERRAGKLYHLLKDSAIQRIYSTPFRRTMQTGDSLRIRLGIDTVIYPADSSGEGLLYEISRRGDWGKRILVIGHSNTLLPLMRSLNAKPDIDSIADKDYGNLFIIRKTRKDSRYIRKRY
- the mgtE gene encoding magnesium transporter — encoded protein: MENEALLEKFEQLAREQQPQELRSFLDDQLITDIAELIYEDPEQGPLIINHLTLSRAAAAFRILEFPTQEEIIKDLPAHKTAELLNELPPDDRTAFLEELPSQAVQELIKLLDPEERKVTLSLLGYKENSVGRLMTPDYIAARSHWTVAKVLNHIRMYGKDSETIDVIYVIDRQGKLLDDFRIREFLLVSPETVVETLMDDRFVALNVNDDQEEAIQTFRLENRVALPVLDDKGVMLGIVTIDDILWIANEEHTEDIQKIGGTEALDEPYLDMPLLRLIKKRVGWLVILFIGEMLTASVMAYFEDEIAKAVVLAMFIPLIISSGGNSGSQASTLIIQAMALGEITIKDWWRVMRREILSGLMLGSVLGLIGFVRILVWNHFFHTYGDHTILIAATLGVSLIGVVLWGTFSGSMLPLLLKKAGADPASSSAPFVATLVDVTGLLIYFSVAYMFLQGILL